The DNA region GCCTCGGTCGTATAGTTCTTGATCTCGATGGCCCGGTCAAACCCGGTCTCCTCCTGCCGGCGTTCGGGCAGTAGGCGATAGAAAATCGCGAGGAAGACGACGCCCACGATCGCCAGAGCCGCTCCGACCGGGGTGAAGTCGAACATCGTGAAAGGGACGCCGGTTATCTCGGCACGCACCCGAGAGACAATGATGTTCGGCGAGGTGCCGATCTGGGTCATCAACCCGCCCAGCAGCGATCCGAACGCCATCGGCATCAGGAACAGCGATGGCGATACGGAGGACTTCCGCGCCATCTGAAAGGCGATAGGAATCATAATCGCCAGCGCGCCGATGTTCTTGATGAAAGCGCTGAGCACTGTGACCACGACCACCAGCAGGATCAACTGCGAGCGCGGGGCCGAGAGGTTGGGGGCGAAGCGGCGGACCGCAACATCCATGATGCCGGATCTCGATATCGCGCCACTCACAACCAAGGCGCTGGCAACGATAATGACGATGTCATCAGCAAAGCCGATAAATGCGGCCTCGGGCGGTACGACACCTACCGCCAGCGCCGCTAGAAGAGCCGAAACGGCGACGAGGTCGTAACGCCAGCGCCCCCAAACGAACGCCACCATCATGGCGCCGATGACGGCGAAGGCGAGAAGCTGTGGTGTGGTCATTCAGAACCCAAGGCGGTGTGATCCGCAGAGAACGCAGCAGAGCTCTATGGAGAACCCGAGCTCGCGAAATATAAAGTGCGGGACGAAGGTGGAACCAAGTGCAGGCGCAATGCAAGGACTATGTGGCGGTCGAAGTCCGCGCCGCACGCTTGACCGGCATGCGCCGGGCAAATTGCCGGCTTAGCTGCGCCAGACGCGCGCCTCTAGCGCAGCCTTGAGGACCAGGGTCAGCACGGCGATCAGCGCCAGCGTGGAGGCCGCAGCAAAAGCACCTGTCACATTGAAATCGTTGAACAGCTGACTCACCTGGAGCGGCAGCGTATTGGTTTGGCCGCGGATGGCACCGGACACCACCGAGACCGCGCCAAACTCGCCCATGACCCGGGCATTGGTGAGCACGGCGCCGTAGAGGATGGCCCAGCGAATGTTAGGCAAGGTGACGTGCCAGAACATCTGCCAGCCGCTGGCTCCCAGGCTTAGCGCTGCCTCCTCGTCCTCCGACCCTTGCTGCTGCATGAGCGGGATCAATTCGCGCGCCACGAACGGAGCGGTGACGAAGAGACTGACGAGGAAGATTGCCCAGACGGTGAACATCAACTGGATGCCCGCGCCTTGAAGGGTAGGGCCGAGCAGTCCCTGGCCGCCATAAAGAAAGAGATAGACCACCCCGGCGACGATAGGGCTGACGGATGCGGGGAGCTCGATCAGCGTAACCAGCAGGTTACGGCCCCAAAATTTAAAGCGGGTAACCAGCCAGGCCACGCAGATGCCGATGACGACATTGACCGGCACCACCACGAGCGCTGTCAGCACGGTGAGCCAGATGGCGTGCAGCGTGTTGGGCTCGAAGATGTTGGCGAAATACGCGCCGATGCCTTCGCGCAGGGCAAAGGCGAAGATCAGGAGCAGCGGCACCAGCAGCACCAGAATCGACAGCACGAAGGCAGTGCCGATGAGTGCCAGTTCGGCGCGGGAGCGGGTGGTCTGCATATCAGCCGTTCCGGTTTGCATAGTGGGTTTGCCAGACCTGGAGCGCGTTGGTGAGCAAGAGCGCGGCAAAAGCGAGAAGCAGCATGACGAACGCCATAGCGGCTGCCGCTTCGTAATTATATTCGTCGAGGCGGATGAAGATCAGCAGGGAGACGACCTCCGTCAGTCCAGGCAGATTGCCGGCGATGAAGACGACGGCGCCGAATTCGCCTAGGGAGCGGGCAAAGGAGAGGACACAACCGGCCATGAAGGCGGGTAGGATGGTCGGCCAGATCACGCGGGTGAAAACCTGCCAGCGTGAGGCGCCGAGCGTCGCTGCAGCTTCCTCGAGGCCGCCTTCCACCTCTTCGAGTACTGGCTGGACAGTGCGCACGACAAAGGGCACCGATGTGAAGAACATGGCAATCGCGATGC from Devosia sp. RR2S18 includes:
- the cysW gene encoding sulfate ABC transporter permease subunit CysW, with the protein product MQTGTADMQTTRSRAELALIGTAFVLSILVLLVPLLLIFAFALREGIGAYFANIFEPNTLHAIWLTVLTALVVVPVNVVIGICVAWLVTRFKFWGRNLLVTLIELPASVSPIVAGVVYLFLYGGQGLLGPTLQGAGIQLMFTVWAIFLVSLFVTAPFVARELIPLMQQQGSEDEEAALSLGASGWQMFWHVTLPNIRWAILYGAVLTNARVMGEFGAVSVVSGAIRGQTNTLPLQVSQLFNDFNVTGAFAAASTLALIAVLTLVLKAALEARVWRS
- the cysT gene encoding sulfate ABC transporter permease subunit CysT codes for the protein MIYLTLIIVLPIMAMLLKVGGMGLEEFWRIVASNRAFAAYRVTISAALLATAFNGAFGLLLAWVLTRYEFPGKRMLDALVDLPFALPTAVAGLVLVTLFSNTGWYGQLLEPNGIKVNYTLVGIAIAMFFTSVPFVVRTVQPVLEEVEGGLEEAAATLGASRWQVFTRVIWPTILPAFMAGCVLSFARSLGEFGAVVFIAGNLPGLTEVVSLLIFIRLDEYNYEAAAAMAFVMLLLAFAALLLTNALQVWQTHYANRNG